A part of Acanthochromis polyacanthus isolate Apoly-LR-REF ecotype Palm Island unplaced genomic scaffold, KAUST_Apoly_ChrSc contig57, whole genome shotgun sequence genomic DNA contains:
- the LOC127532942 gene encoding tumor necrosis factor receptor superfamily member 14-like — protein sequence MFCLIDDVFLQLQLNKSQFSLRWYLQIKKNYNFPPEKMIWRRKLLTPATFLIIMMKVFTGHTLTCHPAAYQIGNECCPMCPAGSRVKTDCTEFRMTSCLPCLKGTFVDKPTGQKKCFDCTNCDEGLGLKVKTSCTTTSNTVCEPLEGFYCIDPRGNNCVAAQKHTICHPGQSINQTGTAFTDTVCSDCSNGTFSDGTFTSCQSHTQCESINLKLIKPGTSSTDAKCGE from the exons ATGTTTTGTCTCATCGACG ATGTtttcctgcagctacaactcAACAAATCCCAATTCTCACTGAGGTGGTATCTTCAGATCAAGAAAAACTACAACTTTCCTCCTGAAAAAATGATTTGGAGAAGAAAACTTTTGACACCTGCAACATTTTTG ATCATCATGATGAAAGTCTTCACTGGTCACACTCTAACATGTCATCCAGCAGCATATCAGATAGGGAATGAATGCTGTCCAATGTGTCCTGCAG GAAGTCGAGTTAAAACTGATTGTACAGAGTTCAGAATGACATCATGTCTGCCCTGCCTCAAAGGAACCTTTGTGGATAAACCCACTGGGCAGAAGAAGTGTTTTGACTGCACCAACTGTGATGAag GTTTGGGTCTGAAGGTAAAGACATCATGTACAACAACATCAAATACAGTTTGTGAACCACTGGAGGGATTCTACTGTATTGATCCAAGAGGGAACAACTGTGtagcagcacagaaacacacaatctGTCATCCAGGACAATCCATCAACCAAACAG gaacAGCCTTCACAGACACTGTGTGCTCTGACTGCAGCAATGGAACATTTTCAGATGGAACATTTACATCTTGTCAGTCACATACTCA ATGTGAATCCATAAACCTTAAGCTGATAAAACCAGGAACTTCTTCTACTGATGctaaatgtggagaa